The segment GGTGTTGTTAGCAAGCGATTACTGTTGCTAATTCATTTTGGCCCTGTTGCTCATCTCTTGACAGcttcatcttttatttacacCACTCACCCGGTGTCGCAGGTGCAGACCAACATCGCACAAGATGAGCGTTCCTCTCAGGTCTCTTGATACAAATATCCGCTAATGTTTAATATCAACTGACGTTCTGCTGATTGCTTAAGATTATTGCACCCACTGGGACCGCGCTTATGTGGATAATATCATTTACAACGTCCGTGTTTGTGAttgcatatacagtaaatgtttggCGGTGTGTGCCTGTGCAGAATAACAATCAAAAAACTGTGCTGTGCATCAGCTGATTAAGTTGTTCACACAAAATGAAGCCACttactctacacacacacacacacaaatacgcCCACGCATGCAACACACTCCCCTGCTGTGGAGGACATTTTCAATTAATCAGGCTCACTCATCAATAATGCATCACCCCTGCAGCCAGTCACTCTTCTCCAGCCATTTAATGAGGCAGCTCAGCAGAGGGCCACAACCACACATGACTTCTATTATAGTCAATGCTCGTGAGCAAAGCCACTGTGAACACGGACGGTTATTAAAGTAATGTCATCATTTGTGCCTTCCAGTCAAATCAAAACCTGTCAAAGGCTGTTTGCTAAAGGGCACAAGTGACAATaagtaaacacagagagagggtgTACGGCGGTGCCACCTCCCAGTCACCAAACAGTTCAAGCTACTTAAAATCTACTGCAGAGATTcaagagagcagaggagcaaTGAATTATTAAAGCCAACATTGCTGTGACGAAGTACAATGTTCTGGTttgataatattttttaaagttaaattgcaGTCCTGATTTAAGACACAACCCAGAGAGTCACAAGAGCAGCTGTCGAGAATAAGCTCCAAATAAATCTCCAGGCTTAGAAAGTCCAGTAAAGTTAGAAAAGTTTAGAGTGtactacagtttttaaattaggtGGGGTGTTGACATTAATGGCTGAAAGCGATTGAGGGATAAACTGAGCTAGTTCTGCCaatgaaatgacatttattaaGATCAACAAATACGATTTTGGTAGCTAAATTATCTGCTGCCATTGTGGCAAAGTGTTGTCTGCAATTTAAAGTCACTGGGTGGAAAACTGTAACAGAGCTACTAGAATTACCAGTATGCTCACGGAAACGAGGAAGAGtagctacagtacatgcaaaCCATTTTAAAGACAAGGATTaacacatgcatttttattaatttcccTCTTGGAGTATGTTATTTCCAAAAGGCATCGACTACTGCACCGTTTTTGAACTGGAGGTCTAATCAATTGGCTGCTCACCTCACTGCTTATTTATATGTAACCACCAATGTAACTTCCTGTGAAGCAGATgatttttctaaataatttatCTATACTAGTTGAGTAGAGAGGAAAAATCTTCCATAGAATGAATTAAAGTTCATCGAGGGAACAAGTACTTAAAGAAATGTTCAGTTTTCTATTTGCCTGTTTGAAGTTTTGGACTAGATAGTCCAAAGTGTCCACATCATACGAGCTAGTTCAAAATTCAGTtcatactgaataaaaaaaaactagttCATGTTCACAGTTCACAATTCTGAATTTTGAAATTCCCAGTCCCCAGAAAAGGTCCTGGCTGTTATTTCCCTCCAGCTTCAGTCCTCTTTCTATGTGGTTGTGAAACAGATTCATGGGAAACAATAAGTAGGAAATTCTGGCTGataaaccaaaagaaaaaaaaatgcattcttTTTATATCTATggttatttgcagttttttttcttccttactTTGATGCATTGCAACAAATCTTGGCATGTTCAACCTGCTGGATGGCACTTGCCAGATTAAATCTTTGGCAGTACTGCGTTTCGCACGTGTTCTACAATGTacacatcacaaaaacaaaaacaaaaaaaaaacagagcattaCAGAAAACAGGACAGGTTGCAGTGGTCAAGTCTGAATTATCAACCAGACAAAACTGCCCAGGGACCCATATTAAAGCCATCAAGTTGTCTCTGCTTTGTGATCTGATCTAAGAGGGCTTTGTATCAAAATCTAATGTTAACTTCTACATCATGAGGCCCAGCAGCTGATTTTGGGTCCGGGGACCCTGCTAGAGAGAAAACTACTTATATTCTAAGCATGCATTTGTCTATAAATTACTGTGCAAATGACTCAAATTCCCTTTATAAAATGCTCCACAGTGTAGCGGTGGTCTAGTCCTGGCCCTGTACATTTCATCTCCTCACATATTTTTTACCATGCAGGCCAAGAATGGTGATCTCCCAGGAACACAAACATATGAGCCGAGAATCTGACCATCTggcttctgctgcagctgaacaaCACTGGGGATAAAAGAAATGTGACGGATGCCCCTTGTCTCCTACCGCCTGTCAGTGTCGAGATGtctttcttaaaaataaaacactgttgtcgGAGGTGGAATTGAGCCAATAGTGTAATTGCAAGGAAATGTAAGACCCTCTTAAAAGTTTCTCTtttgaagaaaataattcaaagtTACCgcaaagggaaaagaaaaagaaactcattTAAAGTTTGATTCCAGAGGTACAGATAGCCACGCTGGGTGGAATACTTATGGGAAGGGGGtgatataaaatgtgtgtaatgaCTGGGTTATCTTTGAAGCTCCCCATGCAGGAATTCCTCACCCAGTCAGGTCTCCTGTCAGTTCTTTATTGCAGGAGGcagctttctgtttctgctATCAAAAGAGACGAGAGCATGTAAGTGAGGACGGGGAATAGAAATCCTGCATtcgctctttttttttttcatttctaaagACTTTACACAAGCTGTTGCTCTACTGTAATTTCCAAGGCACACTGTGACCAGTGTCACAGGGaccgctcctcctcctccccctcaaGACATAAATTCTCCTAATTAGAGATCAATGACTCATGCTTGATGAAGTTATGTTGGATGGGGCGcccacacaaagacacagacgtATTCATCTCCTTTTTTCAATCTCCCCTATCAGTTTTATTGTGTATAAGATAAAACACGAAGATAATCCCCTTTGCAGACATGCCGCGCCTAGACATGGTTTAGGAGAGCAGTGGCTGTGGCAGCACTTTGACAGCAGGGTTATGGTTTCTGGGTCCCAGTAATGAAGGACTACTGAGTGTGTCATCCAGGAAAAGGGCCTCTCTCCCGTCTGTCTGTCGGCCAGCCAGCTGGATTCAATCCTACACCTCAGAATAACATCAGGCCTCAAACGCTGTAGCATGACCACCCTTCGCTTTAATAAGCAGAAACAACTCTTTAAATCCCAACAGTGGCTAACCATTTCTACAACAGAACTGGTAAACTCACATTAGTCAGACAGCAACTAAACCATTTagatgattttgtgttttttttcccccccttttATCTTCCTTTCCAGCTTACACATCATTCTGCTCTATTTTGTACAGTTAAAAACCGCAGTGGATGAAGCATTTGAAACGGAGGAGTCCTGCACAAAGTAATATTACTGCACAGTGACTCAGTGTCCTAGAGTCAGAGTGCACAATCTTCCCTGCAGACGTCCATGATATACAGAACAAGAGGGGGGATTAACCAAAATGTCAAGAGAGACAGGTTAATCTGACAGGATactgctttattttgaagggtcTCACTTTCAAAGTCAAAAAGTCAGAAACTTCTCAAGGCAAAGTCTTCATGTCATGTCATATTGCTAAGCAGGGAAAATTCAATTACCACAGACGTTGGTTTGACTTTCAGAAAGAGGAACACTCAAAGAAGTTCTAACCTTTTTGGGAATAGGGTAAACTGCACTTAAAAGGATGTTTGTGCAATAAGCAAGTGGACAATAATATAACTTAAATTCTCAGACAGCACATACTTTtcttaattataataatgattcAGCTGGCAGTCATACATTCTGTCCAGCTAGAAAAGACGAAGTTGGCAGTAAGGACTGTGTAAAGCCTTAAGGAGTGGAGCCTGATGTAAAACTGTGAGCCCGCCTCAATATAGAGATTTGCCTGAAGTCAAATTCAAAATGCCTCATCTGGTCTGATTTCCCTGCGCTATAAGACCAGACTGGGCTTCATTAGCAGTTGCCGCTGTGCTTTATTGGCACTGAAGATCCCATTTTCACTTCAGAAATGACATGCCACCAGCAGCAAATTGACAATGCACCATATTTCCATGCAAGTCAACTCTTATTAATAGCAATTCCCGGGATTTGCACCTTCCCATATTCAAAAACAACGGTGTCATCAGCAGGTAAATTTGAACAGTGGGATGTGAGAACCTCCCAGGCATTGTTTACCACAGTGAAAATGACTGTGGATGAATAAGTATAGAAAAAAGAGAGGTTTGCCAGCTGCTGCTTACTCCTTGTCTGTGAAGTCGGTGCATCCCGGTCCTGTCATCTGAAGGACAAACACACTTAAgttcatatttcagttttaaaactacaaacaatGAAGGTGTTGCTCTCCTTTAGTGGGCTAATTCTCCAGCACAACGGACTTCTACAGTATGGATAATTACTCCTCTCCACAATCTCAGGCTGTTCCCTGACTGATGGTAGCTGCAGCAAAGGTTAATTAATGAGCAGTGGCAGGAGCGATGGCTGCCGGCGAGGGAGAGGCTCTCCTGGGACTCAGGCTCGCCAGTGGCAAAAGATAAAGGTGGAACAGGGAAGGGTATGACTACTCAGCTGAAATTGAGTCCGCCTTTTCTATCTGGATAACCTCCATGTACATAATAGTCTGAGAAAGCTATTTGATCACTTACCCAAGCTGCTGCATGGAAGTAGATAATATTGTgtcttttcatcatttttatttaaaaccctATTTCATGCAGTGATTACGTATTGGTTATCAAACACCAGAGATAATCTACGAGCTTAAATTAGTTCTGTaaatctgtttcttttaatCAGACATCAAAAGGTTTTCATAAagcatgtttgtctttctgtgcgAACGTTTGCAGTGTTATTTTCAGAtgggaaatgaaaatgatggaaacacacactcatatataGTATATAGCTACATTTTTACCCTGTCTCTAAAACGCcattatgtgtatttaattgGCTGAGATCATCTATGCAGACTTGCACTTAATGTGTGAACTAGGCTGACTTTCCTTTTATGTGCCATCCTGTTAAAAAGTCCAATTATAAAGTGGATTGGTGTtacatataaatgaataaatctggGACGACTTTTATATAAGGGACCTTTTAAAGGGAATCCATAAATTGTAATTAAAGGCTTTATCTTTTTACCAATACTTTGACTTATTAAAACAGTTAACATATATTAATAAGAGCAACATTTGGGTTGTCAGAGTTGCTGGTAAGTCACTCACCATCAAGTCATtcattaataatgtattttccTGACAACAGGTCTGCAGTTCCTAATGAAGGGCTAATAAGTTTCACTTTAATAGGTAAACACATCAATAACAACATGCATTAATTAGTAGATGCTCACtgttaaactttaaattttggtaatactgtaaatcattaatcaacaatcaataaattcattcatttgcacCTATGACAATGTATAAAGGTTGGAAGAGTGgtcaaatataaaatagaaattTCTCATTAGATTCATTGAGATTTATTGACAAATCCTTGAACAGGATAATAATAAGTGCAACATGTGAATTGCGGTGTTGTGAAAAATCTTTGTTGCTGTAGCAtcactaataaaaaataaaatgctggaTGTCAGTTAGACACATCTAATGAGAGCAGTTTTGGAGCATGTTGCCAGTTCTGCACGTCTCAGGCGTCTTTCCCATTGTTTTCTATGTAAGATACTTCAAGCATCTGCACCAGAAGCCATTTATTACCTGTTTATTAACAAATACGCCATAAAGTGTGCAGTTACAGTATATGCATCAATGAGTTGTTACCTACCCTGTAGCAAATATACATCCTGCTGTCACACATTCTGATAAAGTGCCATGGGTCAGAGCAAACATTAGGAAgctataataaattattattttgtaattttgtaactgtattttgtaatttgggATTTTCTTCCTGGAACTGTTAAGAACTGATGAACAAGCAGACATTCAGTAAGACATGAGACAAGGTACTCTAATAGGACACAGTTAGGTACAGCCAATAGCACAAGCtaattgagttttatttaatgaaactgGCCTTTTGCACACGTCTGTATAACATCAGAGTCGTTAGAAGGACAAGCTCAGGATTCATATTGAGATCATTTATGCACCAATAATTCCAATCACTCCCAGATCCAGAATCAATCAAAATAAGCTGCTTAACAGCCAGCGTGTGCAAGTCTGAACTTGTAGAAACCTCTCCTCCAAAGCATCTGCCTGAGGTTTTTTCACTGAATAATGTGCCTCTGCATGAAAGGATTAGGCGGAGAGGACCCTGCCAAGCATTAGAGTGTTACAGGACGGATCAAGAACAAATGAGTAATGAAATGACTGACTCATTGAGACCGTTCTGAGACATGGGATGCGGCATGTGCTCTTTCAAAGCCTCCTCCTAATATGTTTCCATCTCAGTTGGAGCATGACATAAGAATTTcctgacatgtttttaattgttgGCTCCTCCTTGTCATGCACGTCACCCATATAAGCAATTAGGCTTCTGTCATCCGTGTCTAATAAAATGGAGATTTTGCTGCTACATAACTGTGGCAGCACTGAGACATCTGCACCAGTAGACATTTTATTAGTGACTTAGCAGTAACCATAGTGAAGGAGAGCATGTACAAATTGAAATTTATGTAGATACTAGGCTGTTTAACATTGGTATAATACTATCTGCAGTTAATGAGGACtgatgtaatatatatatatatatatatataatcacaTGGTACGTGCTAGAATCATAATGTAAGATAATTCAGTGGATCCAAACTAAGACTGCTCGTCagtatgtttctgtatttattattttctttataatatctccacttcctgtttcagaaCTCACAGAAAACCATAAAGTCATAAAGAACTGATTGTAATTCAAGGCCACAGAAGCATGGAACCATATCCCCATGAGCACATACAAAACAGAGTTGGTAACGGGATTGCAACACCAAAGTGAAAGCATGTCTGCCAAGTCTACACATTCAAAGACCACAAACATCAAACGGGTTTTCCAGGCAGTCAAGGGTTTCAGTGTTCatagagaagaaaacaaacaggaccGATTCtagctgagagaagatggataTTTCCAGATGCAGTGGAGAAGCTATAATCATGTGCACCATCTGCATGTTACATGTGAATCCATTTACATTACAGAAATGTTTAAGCAAGACAGCAGCAAACGTAACTGAGGAGCATACAACTTTGCCCAGGTCAAAGAGCAAACATCACAGAGTAGAAatggtctctctctttttatttttattttttttcctcattagcTATAATTAATATTCATCCCCTGTTTAGTCCACTGCTCGCTCAACTTTTTCAAGACAAAGGCCCAAAAACATCATCTGATATCTGATTGAGCATGACAGGAAATGGAAACTTGTGTTGTTTGCATTTCCTCCAGGCCTTTATGGTGAGGATAGCAGAGCAATAAAATACAGAGTAAGCCTCGGTTATGGCATTTTGCAGATGAATATGAGTAACTGAGGGGGATGCTTTGGAAATTGCTTTGACTAGAAATGTATCAAGgctgacagttttttttttccagtttgatCCCTATTAAGCAATTCCCTCTGATCTAATTCAGTAAATGCCAAAGGGAGTTATAATAATCGTATTCGTTCCTGATCCTTTGGGATATTTGTCTTTGGAACCCATAAatacttctttctttcttctagACATAATATCAGAGGTTTATATAGCTTCAGATGTTTTATATTTCCAAGCTGATCAAGGACGTACAGTAAAGTTAGCTTGGGAAAATGCACTGAATCCCACATACAATCAAAAGAGTCCCTGTGAAAGTGCTAACACCATGTCTACACAAGAAGCATGgcgtgagcagcagcagctctgctgctcCATCTGTATCAACACAGGAGGCGTTCAGGTGCAGCCGAGTTGTTGGTCTCCCTTTGTAGGTCAAGCCCAACACTAAATCACTGTGGTTACAAGcataaaacaggaaaatactTGGAACATAAAAATATGCTTCAGTCACGTTTACAGGTATATAGCACAAGTAAAATGTGACCATGGCATAGCCTGTGTAGACAGCTGGATTTATTAAAATAGAAGCACATTTTCTCAGATGCACATGAGACACCTTCTGTGTAGACACGCTGTAAACCACCAAACCATCATGACATCTCGGAGCTTCAAATAAAATAACTCTGCTGttataacaaaaatacaatcCATATCATTTATATGTCTGTCGTAGAGATAAAGCACCACTGTCAGCTTGCTCTATGCAATATTACAgcatttcttttacagttttaaaggGAAATAGAATTCAAAGATAGTAAAATTCACGACAGGCATATTAGTCTCCACAAAGCTACAAAGAAGAAAccaaaactgtcaaataaatataaatcttatttttaatGAGCTTTATAATGTATCTGTTTTAAACCAGTAAATATCTCTTAATCCCCCTGAAAGTAATCTATTATTAACAGATATGGATTGTGCACAAAGATTCGACATCACAGAGTAGCAACAGGAAAAACTAAACTTCCATCTCTTACTAAGACATACAGTTAATCCTCACCAAGTAACTGACCTGCTCTAGGACACCCAACCTAACAAAAGAACGTCTGCTGAAATTCAGTGGACATCCTTAATGAAAGACAGCAAGGCTTGAATGTTCCTCAGTAAAGTTTCACTCAATTAAAGAGTGCTGCAAGTAAGTGTGAAGAGCTGctgggggggcgggggggggggggggggcagcaaGCGAATTTCCCTCCAGCTACTACTGTAAAATATTCCTCCCTCATAAACATCTGTTGCTGTAGTTGGTACAACACCTTAGATCCACAGattccaaaagaaaaaaatcttgcacGCAGACAGAAACGCCGTCACATTTTTCCTCATCTTTTCAAATTTTAAGatcagtgcaaaaaaaaaaaaaaaaaaaaaaaaacagactttacagAACTCGTTGGCagctacagtaaaacaaaacagctcaATATCAGCTGACCAGCAGCAGGAAGTTAACTGGCAGACCTGGTGTAACCCAGCCTCTTCATCACACCCCCACATATATTATCTATTAGTCTGATGTCCTTTCGTGGCATATTTTGTCTCCACGTGTTAATATTTCTTGGCGAAATGCTTCCTTCATACATCAGATTGTACAGGTTCGTGGAGGTGGTGAATATAAGTTGGTTGAGCGCTGCGGGTGAGACAGGCACCCCCAGAAATGTGTGTATCCTCTCCGCTGTTTCCTGTGGGAAGTTTACCACGTCTTCAAACCTCACTCTGAGGTGGGACTCCTCAGGGAGGCTCTCACTGACCCTCAGCTGTGCTGTGGTGTGAGCTAGCCACAGATGAGCTAGTATCAGAACTGGGTTTGTCTCTGAATGGGAAAGCAGCTTCTGGATTGTCTTAAACTCTGGTGCCACTCTTGGGCACCCATCCCTGACAGCATCGTCCTTGAATATCAAGGAAAGGTGCTGCGGGATGTTTTTGAGTGAGTAAAGGCTGGGTTTGCTGTTATAAAGCATGAGATAAATCCACGCCCGAGGGTCTCTCACCAAGTAGATTGTCCTCAAGGATGGTCCCACAACCTCCTGAATGAAAGACAGCTTGAGTGCCCAGCTACCACTCCGCATGTTGAGGACCACACGGGCATTAGGATACTCCACCACATGGCGTCTCAGCTCCCTGATGTACTCTGCATCTCTGTCCAGACTTGCCCTCAGTTTACCCTTCAGCTCAGAGGCCGGCTCCCTCCTTCTTgatcttttatttctgtcccTGGAGTTGCTGACCCTCTGGGGCTGTTTGACCCTGCTGCCCTCCATCAGCTGAATGTTTTGCAAATGCAACTTGGTGCTGTGGACCAGTGAATACAGCCAGCCCTGGATTATCTTAAACCGCCCGTGCACAGCGTCTAACCTCGACCACTCGCAGGCATCAACGAGAGAATCAAACTCAAACTCTGTCTCAGGGATGTCCACGTGTTCTGTCGGCACCCTTATGTAAACAAAGTCCGAGCTGTTGTAGAAAAGGTGCTTCAGTATTTCCGATCCTGATCCAGGAAGGGTTGTTATAACTACAGTGGGGAGGGGAAGACGGTGCTGCTCAtacagtttgatttgtttgtttacttcacTTTCGGCACCTGCACCTTTCCATTTTACCCCACAGAGAAGCTGATCACAGCTGTTAGACACAAACAGCAGTTCAACTATCCAGAGAATGAGCACAGAGAGGAGGGCATAACGCATCAGCCTGCTGAAGCAGACATAAAACTTTCTCTGCATGGTCATAAATCCTATGGCTACACAGAGGACAACCCCTGCTATCACATTGACTGTGAATCCAAAGTCAAACAGCTGATTATCAGTGCTGATTTGTTTGGGGATAAGTTGAGTCCAGAGGCCATATCGagtgatttgatatttatccTCAACTTTACAGTGGCCGCCAAATCCTAAATATGTCAACCTAGCTCCTATGTCTTTATAGTTTGTAGCAACAGACACTATCTTCTCTGTGTTATTTATGATTAAAGAAAGCCTCACTCCATTTTTACTATTATCAATAAATCTACAGTTGGACACTTTGACATATGGTCCATGCAACACATATGCTACTCTGCTGACCGTGCCTGTCATTGGGAAAGTGACATTGACATACTGAGTCCACCTCTTTTTAAACTCAGCTGCCTGCTCTGCCTCCTGTATCCTCGTATCAGGGCTGTGACCCTGGCTGTCAAACCAGAACATTTTATAATGAGCATCCCACACGTCCATCATTGCACCATTATATCTGTCCAAGAATCGGAAAGGAACATATTTAAAATCTATGTCGAGATTGTGGAAAAAAGCACTGAGTGACCTAACGGGTGAATCAGCCCACTTCTCCACGTGGTCAAGCACCAGCAAAGTCTGCGAGTTAAGCAGAACCAAGGCTCTGAACACACTTTTTAGCCTCATAGCGGAGGAGTAAGCCGACACAGCTTCCCCACTCACAAACATGGTGTCTTTGTGTGAGGAGGCAGCAATCACCTCTCCTCTGGCATCACCCACCCCTTCATCAGTCCAACGCAGCCACTTAGCGCACTCACCCAATTGACCCTCCCATGGACTGTTACACTGACTCGTAGGAGAAGGGCTGAACACTAAAACATTGTTCAGATAGCTGTACTTTGGGCCATAAAGTGCTTCAGACACAAAAACTTGTCCATTAGGAGCAAATGTGAAAGAGTTCTGATCTGGGTGCTCGTGACCTGGGTTAAAGCTGTTCCATCCATCAACCCAGGAGTAAGGCTTGTCATGGACAATGTCATAGACTGCACGGCCACCCAGTCTGCCAGACTTAAATGAGACAAAAGTATTACCCTGGCCGTTAGGGAGCCCTGCTCCGTAGGTAACCACACCCCAGTTCGAGAAAATATGCATTCTCGCTGTGCCAAAGTCCTGGGGAGGCTGTGGTGTGAGATGGGAGTTGTACCAGATGTATTCTGTGTGAAGTGTAGCCCAGCGCTGGGCAGACGACTGTCCCATGGGGCCATCCTTGGGTCTGTGCTTTCTAATCTGTTGAGCCAACCAGTTACCCGTTCCATTCCTCATGACAAATGTGTCGAGGAAAACAAGCTGGCTCTCTGGCCCATAAAACCAGTTGTAGTTAGAGTCTGCAATGCCAACTGTTCTCTGAAAGCCCGGCAGCAGAGTGGCATAGTAAAACCAGAAGTGTCCCTGCAGCCAGTTGTTCTGCATGTTATCAATGTTGAAATGGCGCTGAGCTAAGAAGACATACTGTGTGATAGACTTGGCTGTGTAGCTCCCATAGGCTACTCCCTCATCCAGAGACCCATCAACAACATGATTTAGGAGAAACATAGTTTTCTCCATGTAGTTCACGGCCACTTGCTTCCACATCATTGATTCTGGGTGGTCATGTGCTCCAACAACTATTGCACCAGTCAGGATGGCTAATATGTTGGTTGTTTGATGATTCTGGAGGTACTGTTTCCCCCACCCCCTGTACTTAGAAAGCTCATATAGCTCTCCCGTCTCAGAGCGAATTTTCTTGAGGTAAACATCCTTTCTGTGCTCATCCAGGTGAGAGTAAATAAAGTCATAAGCAGTAGCAAAGCCAGTGAGAGAGTGTGCCAAGGGAACCTCGTCATTAGGGGCACTGGTCACCTTCCAGTCTGGGTATTCAGCCATCCTATCCATAAACTTGATAAGAAACTGCAGGGCAGCTGAGTCCTCCGGGCACAACAGGCAGTAGAGAGCCAGGGGAGGCAGGTTGTTCCCATAAATCTCATTCCACTTGCTTGTAAACTCCTCATGCTTCACAGGAGGCATGTAAAAAGGGACATTAGACAACATGGTGAGCACAGCCGCTCGGATGACTTTAAATATATGACTGTGGGTCGTGGAGGACTTTTGTCTCAAGTGCAACACGTCCACTTCGTTAAAATACAGGTTTGGATGAGAATCGGCAGAGTGGAGCTTCCACTGCTCTGCCGCTCTGTCTTGTGTGAGCTTGACCTGCAGCAAGTCATCTGTAaaaatgtctctgtctgtggCATTGAAGACCCCCGAAAAAGCGTTTCCCAGTGCGAacagtgacagtaaaaaaaCCGAATACACAGCCCAGCTCACTGCCATGTTGCCAAAAGTCTGTGATAATATGttactagatttttttttttttaaattgagcaGCCGattgttttcttcctttaaaatgttgctgtcatGACCCTTAAGTGCAACTGaaatttcagaataaaagtccAGGCTGAATATATGTGTTAGGGGAGAAGTAGTCCGTAATTTTTCACAAGACAGTATGATGCAATATCAAAGTTCCATGCATGACAGccaagaagagaggagaaaaaactTTAGTGCAAGAACAAACGCTATCCATGTCGATCTAAACAGTTTGCAAAGGCAACAAAACAcgttacattaaaacaaatgcaccaATGTTTGATGGGAATAAGGTCTTTTCTGTTCAGCTTTTGAATGGTAAATTCAAAtcttttaaaaatctgtgtctgtcttttgcCTGCACGTTTCCCTCCGTCCTCATAGTGATATTTTTGCTGCTAAAGACTGGCATCTGCCCCCCTCGCTTGCGCCAACTCATATTGATCTCCTCCCCAAAACATTTCCGTATGAAGAAGCATCAGTCAGCCCCAGTCCGTGTCCGGTCCAATCACCGCCACCCAAAGGCTCCGTGTGCAGCCCGACCGTGCTGCAACATCCATGGACGTGAACCTCGGCAAACAACGCATCTCCGCAGATAACATTGCTCGGGATCCTGCGCTGCAGAGACTCCAAACTGCCTGGTGCTCAAATGTGCAAATCCTGATCGGGAAACTGATCCGTGCGCATTGTTCAATCCCACTGTCTCCCCCGGTTTGTCCCACGCTTTATCTCCCGCGATTAGTGCGGTGAAGTCCGAAAAGAGGGAAAGTTGTCGTCACTCCTCAAGTATTCAAAGAATGAGACATTTTTCCGATCGCCCGCAGGAAACCGCTCATCATCCTCCCCAAATGGTGGATGGTCCACATGGAAATCCGCC is part of the Anabas testudineus chromosome 2, fAnaTes1.2, whole genome shotgun sequence genome and harbors:
- the LOC113164837 gene encoding dermatan-sulfate epimerase-like protein, with protein sequence MAVSWAVYSVFLLSLFALGNAFSGVFNATDRDIFTDDLLQVKLTQDRAAEQWKLHSADSHPNLYFNEVDVLHLRQKSSTTHSHIFKVIRAAVLTMLSNVPFYMPPVKHEEFTSKWNEIYGNNLPPLALYCLLCPEDSAALQFLIKFMDRMAEYPDWKVTSAPNDEVPLAHSLTGFATAYDFIYSHLDEHRKDVYLKKIRSETGELYELSKYRGWGKQYLQNHQTTNILAILTGAIVVGAHDHPESMMWKQVAVNYMEKTMFLLNHVVDGSLDEGVAYGSYTAKSITQYVFLAQRHFNIDNMQNNWLQGHFWFYYATLLPGFQRTVGIADSNYNWFYGPESQLVFLDTFVMRNGTGNWLAQQIRKHRPKDGPMGQSSAQRWATLHTEYIWYNSHLTPQPPQDFGTARMHIFSNWGVVTYGAGLPNGQGNTFVSFKSGRLGGRAVYDIVHDKPYSWVDGWNSFNPGHEHPDQNSFTFAPNGQVFVSEALYGPKYSYLNNVLVFSPSPTSQCNSPWEGQLGECAKWLRWTDEGVGDARGEVIAASSHKDTMFVSGEAVSAYSSAMRLKSVFRALVLLNSQTLLVLDHVEKWADSPVRSLSAFFHNLDIDFKYVPFRFLDRYNGAMMDVWDAHYKMFWFDSQGHSPDTRIQEAEQAAEFKKRWTQYVNVTFPMTGTVSRVAYVLHGPYVKVSNCRFIDNSKNGVRLSLIINNTEKIVSVATNYKDIGARLTYLGFGGHCKVEDKYQITRYGLWTQLIPKQISTDNQLFDFGFTVNVIAGVVLCVAIGFMTMQRKFYVCFSRLMRYALLSVLILWIVELLFVSNSCDQLLCGVKWKGAGAESEVNKQIKLYEQHRLPLPTVVITTLPGSGSEILKHLFYNSSDFVYIRVPTEHVDIPETEFEFDSLVDACEWSRLDAVHGRFKIIQGWLYSLVHSTKLHLQNIQLMEGSRVKQPQRVSNSRDRNKRSRRREPASELKGKLRASLDRDAEYIRELRRHVVEYPNARVVLNMRSGSWALKLSFIQEVVGPSLRTIYLVRDPRAWIYLMLYNSKPSLYSLKNIPQHLSLIFKDDAVRDGCPRVAPEFKTIQKLLSHSETNPVLILAHLWLAHTTAQLRVSESLPEESHLRVRFEDVVNFPQETAERIHTFLGVPVSPAALNQLIFTTSTNLYNLMYEGSISPRNINTWRQNMPRKDIRLIDNICGGVMKRLGYTRSAS